A portion of the Paenibacillus sonchi genome contains these proteins:
- a CDS encoding DNA cytosine methyltransferase, producing MLRIRGKIPAIIQLENVPRITSRGKSLLKQIKKLLTRFGYEISIRADHNLGEIGGLGQNRVRFLILARDPKQIPNYIYYPVRKPLRSIGDVIQNLPMPGDVVAGGPLHRLPRLQWKTWMRLALIPSGGDWRDLNKVDYESLRVVHEPRRGAFEVSDWNEPSRAVTSTAGPGRSNGVAAIADPRLHIGGEGKNNILKIQPMDTTAVCVTGSAGPNQGAACVADPSLTERPGRHPAQYRIVPAYETAPCVTGTRLGSGAIAIADPRVPDRPGRYTDQFRMQDTDMPAATVTGSTDVQNGAQLIADPRIKCSPRADSYGVQSWEQPSKTIIGSADVHAAAAAVADPRIPADNEQGVWMIIAQDGTWHRPLTTYELAMLQSFPSHLPDGRPFQLEGCTDAKAREYLGNAVPMDAEEEMGNTLLLAAAEAEAGLGFSLSWNEVWVSPEKSPEIEYATIIH from the coding sequence TTGCTACGAATACGGGGAAAAATCCCAGCAATTATTCAATTAGAAAATGTCCCTCGTATCACTTCGCGCGGAAAATCTTTATTAAAACAGATCAAGAAATTATTGACACGATTCGGTTACGAAATCAGTATCCGCGCAGATCACAACCTCGGAGAGATCGGAGGTTTGGGGCAAAATCGCGTACGGTTCCTGATTTTAGCCCGCGATCCAAAACAAATCCCTAACTACATCTACTATCCGGTACGGAAACCACTCCGTTCAATTGGAGATGTCATTCAAAATTTGCCGATGCCTGGAGATGTTGTAGCTGGTGGACCACTTCACCGCCTTCCTCGACTTCAGTGGAAAACATGGATGCGTCTAGCCCTCATTCCATCTGGTGGGGACTGGAGAGACCTGAATAAAGTGGACTATGAAAGCCTACGAGTTGTCCATGAACCTAGGAGAGGTGCTTTCGAAGTATCGGACTGGAACGAGCCAAGTCGAGCTGTCACAAGCACAGCCGGCCCCGGGCGAAGTAATGGAGTTGCGGCCATTGCAGATCCGCGCTTACATATTGGTGGAGAAGGTAAAAACAATATTCTCAAGATTCAGCCGATGGATACCACAGCTGTATGTGTAACCGGTTCAGCGGGTCCGAATCAAGGCGCTGCATGTGTTGCCGATCCATCTCTTACCGAACGTCCTGGACGCCATCCAGCGCAATATCGGATCGTTCCTGCTTACGAAACTGCTCCATGTGTAACGGGAACACGACTTGGAAGTGGAGCAATTGCGATTGCAGATCCCCGGGTTCCGGACAGACCTGGCCGCTATACGGATCAATTTCGGATGCAAGACACCGATATGCCAGCTGCTACGGTCACCGGGTCTACAGATGTTCAGAATGGAGCACAGCTCATTGCTGACCCACGCATCAAATGTTCTCCACGAGCGGATAGTTATGGGGTGCAGAGCTGGGAGCAACCTTCAAAAACGATCATAGGGAGCGCTGATGTACATGCCGCTGCGGCAGCTGTTGCTGATCCACGTATTCCTGCAGATAATGAGCAGGGTGTGTGGATGATTATAGCTCAGGATGGAACTTGGCATCGTCCATTAACCACGTATGAACTAGCAATGCTGCAAAGCTTTCCATCCCATCTACCAGATGGACGGCCTTTCCAACTAGAAGGCTGTACAGACGCTAAAGCCAGAGAATATTTAGGCAACGCCGTTCCAATGGATGCAGAAGAAGAAATGGGTAATACCCTTTTACTAGCAGCTGCTGAAGCTGAAGCCGGCTTGGGATTCTCATTAAGTTGGAATGAAGTATGGGTATCTCCAGAGAAATCTCCTGAGATAGAATATGCTACAATAATTCACTAA
- a CDS encoding N-6 DNA methylase: MSKEQDKKRLYRMERFSQDQLHKLHYEVNVNAKAIGGLPANHTDVGNKRGWLLPFLLGYDDLLWGRWGYWLDILHKGTIIGSGAIPQITWVDTFSDSSVATTKMLSKCLNHHEANIDTFADWLLWGLAAGESYPNISAGLNEHYYKVFDLFLVLDNPTDYLSYLLCEQTGKGYKKGLGYYPTPFNITQLMVSITIGNDDPDVLKRKTVHDPCIGCGAMLLPASNFFLRGSGQDISGIAVKLCKIQMLFYAPWFAKPGEVEGFDEETATIPIVLAEPSRKISAGQLAFSF, encoded by the coding sequence ATGTCGAAGGAGCAAGATAAGAAACGTTTATATCGAATGGAGAGGTTTTCACAAGATCAACTTCATAAGCTTCATTATGAAGTAAATGTGAATGCGAAAGCGATCGGCGGTTTACCGGCGAATCATACCGATGTCGGTAACAAAAGAGGTTGGCTCCTACCTTTTCTATTGGGGTATGACGATTTACTCTGGGGACGCTGGGGCTACTGGTTGGACATTCTGCATAAAGGAACCATTATCGGTAGTGGAGCAATTCCACAGATAACATGGGTAGATACTTTTTCTGATTCCTCAGTGGCTACAACAAAAATGCTTTCAAAGTGCTTAAACCATCATGAAGCGAACATCGACACATTTGCCGATTGGCTTTTATGGGGCCTTGCTGCAGGAGAGAGCTATCCAAATATATCAGCGGGCTTAAATGAGCACTATTATAAGGTATTTGACCTGTTTCTAGTGTTGGATAACCCTACTGATTACTTGTCCTATCTCTTATGTGAACAGACAGGGAAGGGCTACAAAAAGGGCCTGGGGTATTATCCAACACCATTTAACATTACTCAATTAATGGTAAGCATCACGATTGGTAATGACGACCCTGATGTTTTAAAACGAAAAACCGTTCATGATCCATGCATTGGTTGTGGTGCAATGCTTCTCCCTGCTTCTAATTTTTTCTTACGTGGTTCAGGACAAGACATCTCTGGAATAGCCGTGAAGTTATGCAAGATTCAGATGCTTTTCTATGCTCCTTGGTTTGCTAAGCCTGGTGAGGTAGAGGGCTTTGACGAAGAAACTGCGACTATTCCAATTGTGTTGGCAGAACCAAGCCGGAAAATTTCTGCAGGTCAGTTGGCATTTTCATTTTAA